In the genome of Coregonus clupeaformis isolate EN_2021a chromosome 1, ASM2061545v1, whole genome shotgun sequence, one region contains:
- the LOC121582035 gene encoding myocardin isoform X2 yields the protein MTLLGSERSILIRSKFRSVLQFRLQQRRTGKQLADQGIMPLNHGKFPKQENSYAFEEDSSRDSLSPEQPHSDSLSPEQPHSDESQGSACPFSEAMGSTPSSSSSPALTGPRQRCQSRDPSDQSKGDGLSVANDRQSATPPVPAVVNSKTPDKNHHKKPKDVKPKVKKLKYHQYIPPDQKAEKSPPPMDSAYTRLLQQQQLFLQLQILSQQKHSQHAQHTQQRQHSFNYQPLHQPAQAQKQSSEQLTVCSSSVPTNTVNGSSLSSLKTTYSGQTNVSPVKPAPLPPNLDDLKVSELRQQLRIRGMPVSGTKMALIERLRPFKDPTPSPSHSGSNDISTATFPVTPTGSLSSYQSPSSTLSQGGYCHYPSTSSTPPISPTSSDLSLSGSLTDSFSGMPMSSSPLFCVQPSPGQLSAEEGLGGGGLSGIGLQGGEGGGMEREKDKMLVEKQKVIEELTWKLHQEQRQVEELKMQLHKRKRCHGATQESVPAPSQPHHLHLLQSPSLMGKHFFGVTVKQEPMSLSSSCPFSSPKHLKSPPGSCMEGMGHCGASLPSMGGPGGPRCLDQTPSSGSPSGMCAFLSPQCSPEDSPIAKTSSSPQPSSPNNPYLMSPPLGRDGCSHPHNQSSTRPRNMQIQQKKEGQAVNCSYPSDRRSLQLPNSADNSLNHRVNLKAKNPDMQQKIPILPYPRHVGQKCTVSSPAFCSSDSSDSRQPPCYEDAVKQQLTRSQQMDELLDVLIESGVSPGTTGLADPKFHQRHYEHLSPSQLNYDHTANHIADSHLETLLGSPLGRGGEVALLKMAAEESEEGDIGLESYPSPNHHHPNQHPHQDKLLSNRGLMETPTPLSPIHSNNAKVTSMAEVQGTVGMTFSESPWETMEWMDLTPPSLATGFSSIPPTGSSIFNTEFLDVTDINLNTAMDLHLEHW from the exons taaATCATGGGAAGTTTCCTAAGCAGGAGAACTCGTATGCGTTTGAGGAGGACAGCAGCAGGGACAGTCTGTCTCCAGAGCAACCCCACAGTGACAGTCTGTCTCCAGAGCAACCCCACAGTGACGAGTCCCAGGGGTCCGCATGCCCCTTTTCTGAAGCCATGGGCAGCaccccgtcctcctcctcgtcaCCAGCCCTCACTGGCCCTAGACAG AGGTGTCAGAGCAGAGACCCGTCTGATCAGAGCAAGGGAGATGGCTTGTCTGTGGCTAACGATAGGCAGTCTGCAACCCCACCGGTCCCTGCCGTAGTCAAC TCCAAGACGCCAGACAAGAACCACCACAAAAAGCCCAAAGACGTGAAGCCCAAGGTGAAGAAGCTGAAATACCACCAGTACATCCCTCCGGACCAGAAGGCTGAGAAGTCCCCCCCTCCCATGGACTCAGCCTATACCAGGCtcctgcagcaacaacagctctTCCTGCAGCTGCAGATCCTCAGCCAGCagaaacactcccagcatgcccAACACACACAGCAACGCCAGCATAGCTTCAACTACCAGCCTCTGCACCAGCCGGCCCAAGCCCAGAA ACAATCCAGTGAGCAGCTGACAGTGTGTAGCTCCAGTGTTCCTACTAACACGGTCAACGGTAGCTCCTTGTCTTCATTGAAGACCACATACTCCGGTCAAACCAACGTCTCACCAGTCAAACCCGCTCCTCTGCCACCTAACCTGGATGACCTGAAG GTGTCAGAGCTCAGACAGCAGCTGCGTATCCGGGGCATGCCAGTCTCAGGCACCAAGATGGCCCTCATCGAGAGACTCCGCCCCTTTAAGGACCCCACCCCAAGCCCCTCCCATTCAGGCTCCAATGACATCTCCACGGCCACCTTCCCTGTCACCCCCACGGGGTCCCTGTCCTCCTACCAGTCCccctccagcaccctctcccagGGCGGGTACTGCCACTACCCCAGCACTTCCTCCACCCCACCCATCTCCCCCACATCCTCAGACCTCTCCCTCAGCGGCTCGCTCACAGACAGCTTCAGCGGCatgcccatgtcctcctctccacTGTTTTGCGTCCAGCCATCCCCGGGCCAGCTCAGCGCTGAGGAAGGCCTGGGGGGAGGGGGTCTGAGTGGGATAGGACTgcagggaggggagggtggagggatggagcgggAGAAGGATAAGATGTTGGTGGAAAAACAGAAAGTGATTGAGGAGCTGACGTGGAAGCTGCACCAGGAACAGAGACAG GTGGAGGAGCTCAAGATGCAGCTGCACAAGAGGAAGCGTTGCCATGGCGCCACACAGGAGAGCGTCCCGGCTCCGTCCCAGCCCCACCACCTTCACCTCCTGCAATCCCCCTCCCTGATGGGGAAGCACTTCTTTGGGGTGACAGTCAAGCAGGAGCCCATGTCCCTTTCCTCCAGCTgccccttctcctcccccaaGCACCTAAAGAGTCCTCCAGGAAGCTGCATGGAGGGGATGGGCCATTGTGGTGCCTCGCTGCCCAGTATGGGAGGCCCTGGTGGGCCACGATGCCTGGACCAGACCCCCTCCTCTGGAAGTCCCTCAGGCATGTGTGCCTTCCTCAGCCCCCAGTGCTCTCCTGAAGACTCACCCATCGCCAAGACCTCCAGCAGCCCCCAGCCTTCCTCCCCTAACAACCCCTACCTGATGTCACCGCCGCTGGGCAGAGACGGGTGTAGCCATCCCCACAACCAGTCCAGCACCAGGCCCCGCAACATGCAG ATTCAGCAGAAGAAAGAAGGTCAGGCTGTAAACTGCTCCTATCCGTCTGACCGGAGAAGCCTTCAGCTCCCCAATTCAGCCGACAACAGCCTGAACCACAGGGTCAACCTTAAAGCCAAGAACCCAGATATGCAGCAGAAG ATACCTATATTGCCCTATCCCCGGCATGTTGGCCAAAAGTGCACGGTCTCATCCCCCGCCTTCTGTAGCTCAGATTCATCTGACTCTAGACAGCCCCCTTGCTATGAGGATGCAGTCAAGCAG CAACTGACCAGAAGTCAGCAGATGGATGAGCTTCTGGATGTGCTCATAGAGAGTGGAG TGTCCCCCGGAACCACCGGCCTCGCCGACCCAAAGTTCCACCAGAGACACTACGAGCACCTGTCCCCCTCCCAGCTCAATTATGACCACACAGCCAATCACATTGCAGACAGCCACCTGGAGACCCTGCTGGGAAGCCCCCTAGGCCGAGGGGGTGAGGTCGCCCTTCTTAAGATGGCCGCAGAGGAATCAGAGGAGGGGGATATTGGACTAGAGAGCTACCCCAGCCCGAACCACCACCACCCGAACCAACACCCCCACCAGGACAAACTGCTCTCCAACAGGGGCCTGATGGAAACCCCAACACCTCTATCTCCCATCCACTCCAACAACGCCAAAGTGACGTCTATGGCCGAAGTGCAGGGGACGGTCGGCATGACGTTTAGCGAGTCACCGTGGGAGACTATGGAATGGATGGACCTGACGCCCCCGAGCTTGGCTACGGGGTTCAGCTCTATCCCGCCCACTGGGTCAAGCATCTTTAACACAGAGTTCCTGGATGTTACAGACATCAACCTGAATACAGCCATGGACCTTCATCTAGAGCACTGGTGA
- the LOC121582035 gene encoding myocardin isoform X1, translated as MTLLGSERSILIRSKFRSVLQFRLQQRRTGKQLADQGIMPLNHGKFPKQENSYAFEEDSSRDSLSPEQPHSDSLSPEQPHSDESQGSACPFSEAMGSTPSSSSSPALTGPRQRCQSRDPSDQSKGDGLSVANDRQSATPPVPAVVNSKTPDKNHHKKPKDVKPKVKKLKYHQYIPPDQKAEKSPPPMDSAYTRLLQQQQLFLQLQILSQQKHSQHAQHTQQRQHSFNYQPLHQPAQAQKQSSEQLTVCSSSVPTNTVNGSSLSSLKTTYSGQTNVSPVKPAPLPPNLDDLKVSELRQQLRIRGMPVSGTKMALIERLRPFKDPTPSPSHSGSNDISTATFPVTPTGSLSSYQSPSSTLSQGGYCHYPSTSSTPPISPTSSDLSLSGSLTDSFSGMPMSSSPLFCVQPSPGQLSAEEGLGGGGLSGIGLQGGEGGGMEREKDKMLVEKQKVIEELTWKLHQEQRQVEELKMQLHKRKRCHGATQESVPAPSQPHHLHLLQSPSLMGKHFFGVTVKQEPMSLSSSCPFSSPKHLKSPPGSCMEGMGHCGASLPSMGGPGGPRCLDQTPSSGSPSGMCAFLSPQCSPEDSPIAKTSSSPQPSSPNNPYLMSPPLGRDGCSHPHNQSSTRPRNMQIQQKKEGQAVNCSYPSDRRSLQLPNSADNSLNHRVNLKAKNPDMQQKIPILPYPRHVGQKCTVSSPAFCSSDSSDSRQPPCYEDAVKQQLTRSQQMDELLDVLIESGEMPANAREERERSSVTKVVPHITVSPGTTGLADPKFHQRHYEHLSPSQLNYDHTANHIADSHLETLLGSPLGRGGEVALLKMAAEESEEGDIGLESYPSPNHHHPNQHPHQDKLLSNRGLMETPTPLSPIHSNNAKVTSMAEVQGTVGMTFSESPWETMEWMDLTPPSLATGFSSIPPTGSSIFNTEFLDVTDINLNTAMDLHLEHW; from the exons taaATCATGGGAAGTTTCCTAAGCAGGAGAACTCGTATGCGTTTGAGGAGGACAGCAGCAGGGACAGTCTGTCTCCAGAGCAACCCCACAGTGACAGTCTGTCTCCAGAGCAACCCCACAGTGACGAGTCCCAGGGGTCCGCATGCCCCTTTTCTGAAGCCATGGGCAGCaccccgtcctcctcctcgtcaCCAGCCCTCACTGGCCCTAGACAG AGGTGTCAGAGCAGAGACCCGTCTGATCAGAGCAAGGGAGATGGCTTGTCTGTGGCTAACGATAGGCAGTCTGCAACCCCACCGGTCCCTGCCGTAGTCAAC TCCAAGACGCCAGACAAGAACCACCACAAAAAGCCCAAAGACGTGAAGCCCAAGGTGAAGAAGCTGAAATACCACCAGTACATCCCTCCGGACCAGAAGGCTGAGAAGTCCCCCCCTCCCATGGACTCAGCCTATACCAGGCtcctgcagcaacaacagctctTCCTGCAGCTGCAGATCCTCAGCCAGCagaaacactcccagcatgcccAACACACACAGCAACGCCAGCATAGCTTCAACTACCAGCCTCTGCACCAGCCGGCCCAAGCCCAGAA ACAATCCAGTGAGCAGCTGACAGTGTGTAGCTCCAGTGTTCCTACTAACACGGTCAACGGTAGCTCCTTGTCTTCATTGAAGACCACATACTCCGGTCAAACCAACGTCTCACCAGTCAAACCCGCTCCTCTGCCACCTAACCTGGATGACCTGAAG GTGTCAGAGCTCAGACAGCAGCTGCGTATCCGGGGCATGCCAGTCTCAGGCACCAAGATGGCCCTCATCGAGAGACTCCGCCCCTTTAAGGACCCCACCCCAAGCCCCTCCCATTCAGGCTCCAATGACATCTCCACGGCCACCTTCCCTGTCACCCCCACGGGGTCCCTGTCCTCCTACCAGTCCccctccagcaccctctcccagGGCGGGTACTGCCACTACCCCAGCACTTCCTCCACCCCACCCATCTCCCCCACATCCTCAGACCTCTCCCTCAGCGGCTCGCTCACAGACAGCTTCAGCGGCatgcccatgtcctcctctccacTGTTTTGCGTCCAGCCATCCCCGGGCCAGCTCAGCGCTGAGGAAGGCCTGGGGGGAGGGGGTCTGAGTGGGATAGGACTgcagggaggggagggtggagggatggagcgggAGAAGGATAAGATGTTGGTGGAAAAACAGAAAGTGATTGAGGAGCTGACGTGGAAGCTGCACCAGGAACAGAGACAG GTGGAGGAGCTCAAGATGCAGCTGCACAAGAGGAAGCGTTGCCATGGCGCCACACAGGAGAGCGTCCCGGCTCCGTCCCAGCCCCACCACCTTCACCTCCTGCAATCCCCCTCCCTGATGGGGAAGCACTTCTTTGGGGTGACAGTCAAGCAGGAGCCCATGTCCCTTTCCTCCAGCTgccccttctcctcccccaaGCACCTAAAGAGTCCTCCAGGAAGCTGCATGGAGGGGATGGGCCATTGTGGTGCCTCGCTGCCCAGTATGGGAGGCCCTGGTGGGCCACGATGCCTGGACCAGACCCCCTCCTCTGGAAGTCCCTCAGGCATGTGTGCCTTCCTCAGCCCCCAGTGCTCTCCTGAAGACTCACCCATCGCCAAGACCTCCAGCAGCCCCCAGCCTTCCTCCCCTAACAACCCCTACCTGATGTCACCGCCGCTGGGCAGAGACGGGTGTAGCCATCCCCACAACCAGTCCAGCACCAGGCCCCGCAACATGCAG ATTCAGCAGAAGAAAGAAGGTCAGGCTGTAAACTGCTCCTATCCGTCTGACCGGAGAAGCCTTCAGCTCCCCAATTCAGCCGACAACAGCCTGAACCACAGGGTCAACCTTAAAGCCAAGAACCCAGATATGCAGCAGAAG ATACCTATATTGCCCTATCCCCGGCATGTTGGCCAAAAGTGCACGGTCTCATCCCCCGCCTTCTGTAGCTCAGATTCATCTGACTCTAGACAGCCCCCTTGCTATGAGGATGCAGTCAAGCAG CAACTGACCAGAAGTCAGCAGATGGATGAGCTTCTGGATGTGCTCATAGAGAGTGGAG AGATGCCAGCTAACgccagagaagagagggagaggtcctCTGTAACCAAAGTTGTGCCTCACATTACAGTGTCCCCCGGAACCACCGGCCTCGCCGACCCAAAGTTCCACCAGAGACACTACGAGCACCTGTCCCCCTCCCAGCTCAATTATGACCACACAGCCAATCACATTGCAGACAGCCACCTGGAGACCCTGCTGGGAAGCCCCCTAGGCCGAGGGGGTGAGGTCGCCCTTCTTAAGATGGCCGCAGAGGAATCAGAGGAGGGGGATATTGGACTAGAGAGCTACCCCAGCCCGAACCACCACCACCCGAACCAACACCCCCACCAGGACAAACTGCTCTCCAACAGGGGCCTGATGGAAACCCCAACACCTCTATCTCCCATCCACTCCAACAACGCCAAAGTGACGTCTATGGCCGAAGTGCAGGGGACGGTCGGCATGACGTTTAGCGAGTCACCGTGGGAGACTATGGAATGGATGGACCTGACGCCCCCGAGCTTGGCTACGGGGTTCAGCTCTATCCCGCCCACTGGGTCAAGCATCTTTAACACAGAGTTCCTGGATGTTACAGACATCAACCTGAATACAGCCATGGACCTTCATCTAGAGCACTGGTGA
- the LOC121582035 gene encoding myocardin isoform X4, with translation MTLLGSERSILIRSKFRSVLQFRLQQRRTGKQLADQGIMPLNHGKFPKQENSYAFEEDSSRDSLSPEQPHSDSLSPEQPHSDESQGSACPFSEAMGSTPSSSSSPALTGPRQRCQSRDPSDQSKGDGLSVANDRQSATPPVPAVVNSKTPDKNHHKKPKDVKPKVKKLKYHQYIPPDQKAEKSPPPMDSAYTRLLQQQQLFLQLQILSQQKHSQHAQHTQQRQHSFNYQPLHQPAQAQKQSSEQLTVCSSSVPTNTVNGSSLSSLKTTYSGQTNVSPVKPAPLPPNLDDLKVSELRQQLRIRGMPVSGTKMALIERLRPFKDPTPSPSHSGSNDISTATFPVTPTGSLSSYQSPSSTLSQGGYCHYPSTSSTPPISPTSSDLSLSGSLTDSFSGMPMSSSPLFCVQPSPGQLSAEEGLGGGGLSGIGLQGGEGGGMEREKDKMLVEKQKVIEELTWKLHQEQRQVEELKMQLHKRKRCHGATQESVPAPSQPHHLHLLQSPSLMGKHFFGVTVKQEPMSLSSSCPFSSPKHLKSPPGSCMEGMGHCGASLPSMGGPGGPRCLDQTPSSGSPSGMCAFLSPQCSPEDSPIAKTSSSPQPSSPNNPYLMSPPLGRDGCSHPHNQSSTRPRNMQIQQKKEGQAVNCSYPSDRRSLQLPNSADNSLNHRVNLKAKNPDMQQKQLTRSQQMDELLDVLIESGVSPGTTGLADPKFHQRHYEHLSPSQLNYDHTANHIADSHLETLLGSPLGRGGEVALLKMAAEESEEGDIGLESYPSPNHHHPNQHPHQDKLLSNRGLMETPTPLSPIHSNNAKVTSMAEVQGTVGMTFSESPWETMEWMDLTPPSLATGFSSIPPTGSSIFNTEFLDVTDINLNTAMDLHLEHW, from the exons taaATCATGGGAAGTTTCCTAAGCAGGAGAACTCGTATGCGTTTGAGGAGGACAGCAGCAGGGACAGTCTGTCTCCAGAGCAACCCCACAGTGACAGTCTGTCTCCAGAGCAACCCCACAGTGACGAGTCCCAGGGGTCCGCATGCCCCTTTTCTGAAGCCATGGGCAGCaccccgtcctcctcctcgtcaCCAGCCCTCACTGGCCCTAGACAG AGGTGTCAGAGCAGAGACCCGTCTGATCAGAGCAAGGGAGATGGCTTGTCTGTGGCTAACGATAGGCAGTCTGCAACCCCACCGGTCCCTGCCGTAGTCAAC TCCAAGACGCCAGACAAGAACCACCACAAAAAGCCCAAAGACGTGAAGCCCAAGGTGAAGAAGCTGAAATACCACCAGTACATCCCTCCGGACCAGAAGGCTGAGAAGTCCCCCCCTCCCATGGACTCAGCCTATACCAGGCtcctgcagcaacaacagctctTCCTGCAGCTGCAGATCCTCAGCCAGCagaaacactcccagcatgcccAACACACACAGCAACGCCAGCATAGCTTCAACTACCAGCCTCTGCACCAGCCGGCCCAAGCCCAGAA ACAATCCAGTGAGCAGCTGACAGTGTGTAGCTCCAGTGTTCCTACTAACACGGTCAACGGTAGCTCCTTGTCTTCATTGAAGACCACATACTCCGGTCAAACCAACGTCTCACCAGTCAAACCCGCTCCTCTGCCACCTAACCTGGATGACCTGAAG GTGTCAGAGCTCAGACAGCAGCTGCGTATCCGGGGCATGCCAGTCTCAGGCACCAAGATGGCCCTCATCGAGAGACTCCGCCCCTTTAAGGACCCCACCCCAAGCCCCTCCCATTCAGGCTCCAATGACATCTCCACGGCCACCTTCCCTGTCACCCCCACGGGGTCCCTGTCCTCCTACCAGTCCccctccagcaccctctcccagGGCGGGTACTGCCACTACCCCAGCACTTCCTCCACCCCACCCATCTCCCCCACATCCTCAGACCTCTCCCTCAGCGGCTCGCTCACAGACAGCTTCAGCGGCatgcccatgtcctcctctccacTGTTTTGCGTCCAGCCATCCCCGGGCCAGCTCAGCGCTGAGGAAGGCCTGGGGGGAGGGGGTCTGAGTGGGATAGGACTgcagggaggggagggtggagggatggagcgggAGAAGGATAAGATGTTGGTGGAAAAACAGAAAGTGATTGAGGAGCTGACGTGGAAGCTGCACCAGGAACAGAGACAG GTGGAGGAGCTCAAGATGCAGCTGCACAAGAGGAAGCGTTGCCATGGCGCCACACAGGAGAGCGTCCCGGCTCCGTCCCAGCCCCACCACCTTCACCTCCTGCAATCCCCCTCCCTGATGGGGAAGCACTTCTTTGGGGTGACAGTCAAGCAGGAGCCCATGTCCCTTTCCTCCAGCTgccccttctcctcccccaaGCACCTAAAGAGTCCTCCAGGAAGCTGCATGGAGGGGATGGGCCATTGTGGTGCCTCGCTGCCCAGTATGGGAGGCCCTGGTGGGCCACGATGCCTGGACCAGACCCCCTCCTCTGGAAGTCCCTCAGGCATGTGTGCCTTCCTCAGCCCCCAGTGCTCTCCTGAAGACTCACCCATCGCCAAGACCTCCAGCAGCCCCCAGCCTTCCTCCCCTAACAACCCCTACCTGATGTCACCGCCGCTGGGCAGAGACGGGTGTAGCCATCCCCACAACCAGTCCAGCACCAGGCCCCGCAACATGCAG ATTCAGCAGAAGAAAGAAGGTCAGGCTGTAAACTGCTCCTATCCGTCTGACCGGAGAAGCCTTCAGCTCCCCAATTCAGCCGACAACAGCCTGAACCACAGGGTCAACCTTAAAGCCAAGAACCCAGATATGCAGCAGAAG CAACTGACCAGAAGTCAGCAGATGGATGAGCTTCTGGATGTGCTCATAGAGAGTGGAG TGTCCCCCGGAACCACCGGCCTCGCCGACCCAAAGTTCCACCAGAGACACTACGAGCACCTGTCCCCCTCCCAGCTCAATTATGACCACACAGCCAATCACATTGCAGACAGCCACCTGGAGACCCTGCTGGGAAGCCCCCTAGGCCGAGGGGGTGAGGTCGCCCTTCTTAAGATGGCCGCAGAGGAATCAGAGGAGGGGGATATTGGACTAGAGAGCTACCCCAGCCCGAACCACCACCACCCGAACCAACACCCCCACCAGGACAAACTGCTCTCCAACAGGGGCCTGATGGAAACCCCAACACCTCTATCTCCCATCCACTCCAACAACGCCAAAGTGACGTCTATGGCCGAAGTGCAGGGGACGGTCGGCATGACGTTTAGCGAGTCACCGTGGGAGACTATGGAATGGATGGACCTGACGCCCCCGAGCTTGGCTACGGGGTTCAGCTCTATCCCGCCCACTGGGTCAAGCATCTTTAACACAGAGTTCCTGGATGTTACAGACATCAACCTGAATACAGCCATGGACCTTCATCTAGAGCACTGGTGA
- the LOC121582035 gene encoding myocardin isoform X3 — MTLLGSERSILIRSKFRSVLQFRLQQRRTGKQLADQGIMPLNHGKFPKQENSYAFEEDSSRDSLSPEQPHSDSLSPEQPHSDESQGSACPFSEAMGSTPSSSSSPALTGPRQRCQSRDPSDQSKGDGLSVANDRQSATPPVPAVVNSKTPDKNHHKKPKDVKPKVKKLKYHQYIPPDQKAEKSPPPMDSAYTRLLQQQQLFLQLQILSQQKHSQHAQHTQQRQHSFNYQPLHQPAQAQKQSSEQLTVCSSSVPTNTVNGSSLSSLKTTYSGQTNVSPVKPAPLPPNLDDLKVSELRQQLRIRGMPVSGTKMALIERLRPFKDPTPSPSHSGSNDISTATFPVTPTGSLSSYQSPSSTLSQGGYCHYPSTSSTPPISPTSSDLSLSGSLTDSFSGMPMSSSPLFCVQPSPGQLSAEEGLGGGGLSGIGLQGGEGGGMEREKDKMLVEKQKVIEELTWKLHQEQRQVEELKMQLHKRKRCHGATQESVPAPSQPHHLHLLQSPSLMGKHFFGVTVKQEPMSLSSSCPFSSPKHLKSPPGSCMEGMGHCGASLPSMGGPGGPRCLDQTPSSGSPSGMCAFLSPQCSPEDSPIAKTSSSPQPSSPNNPYLMSPPLGRDGCSHPHNQSSTRPRNMQIQQKKEGQAVNCSYPSDRRSLQLPNSADNSLNHRVNLKAKNPDMQQKQLTRSQQMDELLDVLIESGEMPANAREERERSSVTKVVPHITVSPGTTGLADPKFHQRHYEHLSPSQLNYDHTANHIADSHLETLLGSPLGRGGEVALLKMAAEESEEGDIGLESYPSPNHHHPNQHPHQDKLLSNRGLMETPTPLSPIHSNNAKVTSMAEVQGTVGMTFSESPWETMEWMDLTPPSLATGFSSIPPTGSSIFNTEFLDVTDINLNTAMDLHLEHW; from the exons taaATCATGGGAAGTTTCCTAAGCAGGAGAACTCGTATGCGTTTGAGGAGGACAGCAGCAGGGACAGTCTGTCTCCAGAGCAACCCCACAGTGACAGTCTGTCTCCAGAGCAACCCCACAGTGACGAGTCCCAGGGGTCCGCATGCCCCTTTTCTGAAGCCATGGGCAGCaccccgtcctcctcctcgtcaCCAGCCCTCACTGGCCCTAGACAG AGGTGTCAGAGCAGAGACCCGTCTGATCAGAGCAAGGGAGATGGCTTGTCTGTGGCTAACGATAGGCAGTCTGCAACCCCACCGGTCCCTGCCGTAGTCAAC TCCAAGACGCCAGACAAGAACCACCACAAAAAGCCCAAAGACGTGAAGCCCAAGGTGAAGAAGCTGAAATACCACCAGTACATCCCTCCGGACCAGAAGGCTGAGAAGTCCCCCCCTCCCATGGACTCAGCCTATACCAGGCtcctgcagcaacaacagctctTCCTGCAGCTGCAGATCCTCAGCCAGCagaaacactcccagcatgcccAACACACACAGCAACGCCAGCATAGCTTCAACTACCAGCCTCTGCACCAGCCGGCCCAAGCCCAGAA ACAATCCAGTGAGCAGCTGACAGTGTGTAGCTCCAGTGTTCCTACTAACACGGTCAACGGTAGCTCCTTGTCTTCATTGAAGACCACATACTCCGGTCAAACCAACGTCTCACCAGTCAAACCCGCTCCTCTGCCACCTAACCTGGATGACCTGAAG GTGTCAGAGCTCAGACAGCAGCTGCGTATCCGGGGCATGCCAGTCTCAGGCACCAAGATGGCCCTCATCGAGAGACTCCGCCCCTTTAAGGACCCCACCCCAAGCCCCTCCCATTCAGGCTCCAATGACATCTCCACGGCCACCTTCCCTGTCACCCCCACGGGGTCCCTGTCCTCCTACCAGTCCccctccagcaccctctcccagGGCGGGTACTGCCACTACCCCAGCACTTCCTCCACCCCACCCATCTCCCCCACATCCTCAGACCTCTCCCTCAGCGGCTCGCTCACAGACAGCTTCAGCGGCatgcccatgtcctcctctccacTGTTTTGCGTCCAGCCATCCCCGGGCCAGCTCAGCGCTGAGGAAGGCCTGGGGGGAGGGGGTCTGAGTGGGATAGGACTgcagggaggggagggtggagggatggagcgggAGAAGGATAAGATGTTGGTGGAAAAACAGAAAGTGATTGAGGAGCTGACGTGGAAGCTGCACCAGGAACAGAGACAG GTGGAGGAGCTCAAGATGCAGCTGCACAAGAGGAAGCGTTGCCATGGCGCCACACAGGAGAGCGTCCCGGCTCCGTCCCAGCCCCACCACCTTCACCTCCTGCAATCCCCCTCCCTGATGGGGAAGCACTTCTTTGGGGTGACAGTCAAGCAGGAGCCCATGTCCCTTTCCTCCAGCTgccccttctcctcccccaaGCACCTAAAGAGTCCTCCAGGAAGCTGCATGGAGGGGATGGGCCATTGTGGTGCCTCGCTGCCCAGTATGGGAGGCCCTGGTGGGCCACGATGCCTGGACCAGACCCCCTCCTCTGGAAGTCCCTCAGGCATGTGTGCCTTCCTCAGCCCCCAGTGCTCTCCTGAAGACTCACCCATCGCCAAGACCTCCAGCAGCCCCCAGCCTTCCTCCCCTAACAACCCCTACCTGATGTCACCGCCGCTGGGCAGAGACGGGTGTAGCCATCCCCACAACCAGTCCAGCACCAGGCCCCGCAACATGCAG ATTCAGCAGAAGAAAGAAGGTCAGGCTGTAAACTGCTCCTATCCGTCTGACCGGAGAAGCCTTCAGCTCCCCAATTCAGCCGACAACAGCCTGAACCACAGGGTCAACCTTAAAGCCAAGAACCCAGATATGCAGCAGAAG CAACTGACCAGAAGTCAGCAGATGGATGAGCTTCTGGATGTGCTCATAGAGAGTGGAG AGATGCCAGCTAACgccagagaagagagggagaggtcctCTGTAACCAAAGTTGTGCCTCACATTACAGTGTCCCCCGGAACCACCGGCCTCGCCGACCCAAAGTTCCACCAGAGACACTACGAGCACCTGTCCCCCTCCCAGCTCAATTATGACCACACAGCCAATCACATTGCAGACAGCCACCTGGAGACCCTGCTGGGAAGCCCCCTAGGCCGAGGGGGTGAGGTCGCCCTTCTTAAGATGGCCGCAGAGGAATCAGAGGAGGGGGATATTGGACTAGAGAGCTACCCCAGCCCGAACCACCACCACCCGAACCAACACCCCCACCAGGACAAACTGCTCTCCAACAGGGGCCTGATGGAAACCCCAACACCTCTATCTCCCATCCACTCCAACAACGCCAAAGTGACGTCTATGGCCGAAGTGCAGGGGACGGTCGGCATGACGTTTAGCGAGTCACCGTGGGAGACTATGGAATGGATGGACCTGACGCCCCCGAGCTTGGCTACGGGGTTCAGCTCTATCCCGCCCACTGGGTCAAGCATCTTTAACACAGAGTTCCTGGATGTTACAGACATCAACCTGAATACAGCCATGGACCTTCATCTAGAGCACTGGTGA